From the genome of Nocardia mangyaensis:
CCGGTCACGGTCCCGACGGTCCGTTCCGGGGGTCGAACAGGCCAGCAGTCATGTGGCGGTGGTGTTCGGTGCGTCACGGTGCTCACCCAGACCGGTCCGGTCTGTCATCACCTGCACGACGCGTGGGAGGCCGTCGTGGCCTCGCTGTCGGCGGCCGAGCAGTAGGTCAGAGGCGGGTGTGGTCGTCGGCGTCGAGCCGGCGGTCGAGTCGGTGCGGGTCGACATCGAGCAGCTTGCGGTCCCAGTGGGCGAGGTCGGCGGCCGCGGCGTAGGTGGACTGCAGGAACTCGAGCAACGTCGCGTCGGGGTCGTCGGCGGCACGGACCACCTCGTAGGGCAGCACGAATTCGCCCAGATCAGCGTCCCAGTGGGCGCTCTCGGGGGTGACCGGGTGCTCGGAATACCCTTCGGGGGCGGGGTAGCTGTAGGCGTAGAAGGTTCCTTCGGCCCCGCCAGGCCAGAAGCCCGCGCTGGCGCATTCGCGCGAATACCCTTCCTCCATCACCCAATTCGCGCAGTTCGGTGCGCCGCCGGGGTGCGGTGGCGCGGTGCGGCCGGAGAAGCGGGTGCAGGCGAGGTCGAACGCGCCCCAGAACACGTGCACCGGACTGGATTTCCCGGCGAAGCCCGCGCGCCAGAGCTGGAAGACCCGATTGATCTGCACGAGCTGCTGCCAGAACTGCGCGGCGGCCTGCGCGTCATAGGAGTGATGAGTGGTGTCGCGGGCGAACGGGATCGCCGTTTCGACCTCGTTGGGCGTGGCCTCGATGTCGAGGACGATGTCGAGCCGGCCGAGCGTCTCGCCGACCGCGGCGTAGAAATCGGCGACCGTGCGCGGTCGCAACGCCACTGTGGCGCGACGGCCGTCGCTGGTGCGCAGGACGAGTTCGTGGTCGACGAAGTCGAATTCGATGTCGAGCAGGCGCCCGTCGACGGGGATGGCGCCGGTGCTCAGCCCGCGTGCGCTCACCGCGAATGTCACGTTCCACCAGTGGTTGACCAGCGGCGTCCCCGCCATCTTCAGCTTGCCGACGATCTGGGTCCACATGTGCAGGGTGTCGCGGGTATCGGTCCAGGAATCGACGGTCAGTGCGGGCCAGATCGCCTTGGCGGGGGTCAGTCGGGTCATCGCAACGCTCACTCTCTCGGCGCGGGGCCGGTTCGGTCGGGTCCGTTGAGCAACCGGGACATGGCATCGATGCCCTCGGTGAACACGTCGCGGCGATCTCGCTGCCCGCAGGAGGTGAGCAGCCGGACGTAGTCGGCGGCGGCCTTGTCGATGCGCGCGGCCAGGCCACCCGATTCCCAGGCGCCGAAGTCGTCGGTGGCGGCGTAGACACCGGTGGGCGAGATGATCGCGTGCAGGTACGAGAACATCGGGCGCATCGCGTGTTCGAGCACCAGCGAGTGCCGGTCGGTGCCGCCGGTGGCCGCGATGAGCACGGGCATGTCGGTCAGCGATTCCTCGGGCAGCACGTCGAAGAAGGATTTGAACAGTCCGCTGTAGGAGGCGTTGAAGGCGGGGGTCACCGCGATCAGCCCGTCGGCGCCGGCGACCGCGTCGAAGGCCGCCTCGAGGTCGGTGCTCGGGAATCCGGTGAGCATCGCGTCCATGATCGCGCGGCCGTGGCGGCGCAGGTCGACCATCGTCACCTCGACCGGCCGCTCCCTCAGCGCGGCCTCGACGCCCGCGGTGAGCCGGTCGGCGAGCAGCCGGGTCGAGGATGGTTCACGCAGGCCACCGCTGACCACGGCGAGTCTCGTCACGACTGTGCCTCCTCGGTCTCGGCCCGCCGCGCCGCGGCGACCTGGGTGGCGTGGGTGGGCGCGTCGGGCACATCGACGGGTCTGCCGACCGCGAACTCCTTGCGCAGCACCGGAATCACGTGCTCGCCGAGCAGGTCGAGCTGTTCGAGCACGGTTTTCAGCGGCAACCCAGCATGGTCGACGAGGAACAGTTGACGCTGATAGTCGCCCACGTAGTCACGGAAGCTCAGCGTCTTGTCGATCACCTCTTGGGGCGAACCGACTGTCAGCGGCGTCTGCGCGGTGAACTCCTCGAGCGAGGGCCCGTGCCCGTAGACCGGCGCGTTGTCGAAGTAGGGCCGGAACTCGCGGACCGCGTCCTGACTGTTGGGCCGCACGAACACCTGTCCACCGAGGCCGACGATGGCCTGCTCCGGGGTGCCGTGCCCGTAGTGGGTGAAGCGCTCCCGGAACAGCGCGACCATGCGCTCGGTGTGCGAGGACGGCCAGAAGATGTGATTGGCGAAGAAGCCGTCGCCGTAGAAGGCGGCCAGCTCGGCAACCTCGGGGGTGCGGATGGCGGCGTGCCAGACGAACGGCGCGACCTCGTCGAGCGGTCGCGGCGCCAGGGTGAAGCCCTGCAGGGGCGTGCGGTACTTGCCGCTCCAGTCCACGACCTCCGAATCCCACAGCGCGCGCAGCAATTCGTAGTTCTCCACCGTCAGCGAAATGGCCGCGCGGATGTCCTTGCCGAACCACGGGTAGACCGGGCCGGTGTTGCCGCGGCCGAGCATGATGTCGACCCGGCCCTCGGCCAGATGCTGCAGCACGCTGAAGTCCTCGGCGATCTTGACCGGGTCGTTGGTGGTGATCAGCGTGGTCGAGGTCGACAGGATCAGCCGCTCGGTGCGGCCCGCGAGGAAGCCGAGCAGCGTGGTCGGTGAGGACGGCACGAACGGCGGATTGTGGTGCTCGCCGGTGGCGAAGACGTCCAAGCCGACCTCTTCGGCCTTCTGCGCGATCGCGACGGTCGCGATGATCCGCTCGTGTTCGGTGGGATCGCGACCGGTGGTGGGATCCGACGTGACATCACCGACGGTGAATATTCCGAACTGCATCCCGCTCATGCGTTGCCCCGCTCACTCAGAGCCAGTGGACCCGGCTGACTGGTCGATCGTTCGGAGTGTCCCGCGACGACCCATCGTACGTCGGGGCAGCTCACTCCCGCAGCACGCGAGTCGGGACCACTGTACAGTTGTCTGGGACCGCGAGTCTCATATAATGTGCGACGCGCGCCACACGAAGGAGACATCGCCGATGCTGTCGACAGCCCCCAAGAACACCGCCACCGATCCCGAGTACCACGAGATCCTGCGCAGCCTGTCCGAAGGCTCGGTGAACCGCCACTTCGATCCCTACGTCGACATCGACTGGGACGCCCCCGAATTCGCCGTGCACTCCGACGATCCGCGCTGGATCATGCCCGACGAGGACCCACTGGGCCGGCACCCTTGGTACAAGGCCCAGTCGATCGACCGCCAGATCGCGATCGGCATGTGGCGCCAGGCCGGCATCGCCAAGGTGGGCCTGGACTTCGAACAGCTGCTCATCCGCGGTCTCATGCAGTACCTGATCTCGGTGCCCAACGGCGATCCGGAATTCCGCTACATCACCCACGAGGCTGCCGAAGAGTGCAACCACACGATGATGTTCCAGGAGATGATCAACCGCATCGGCTACCACGATGTCGTGGGCATGGGCACCATCGATCGCAAGCTGACGATGATCATCTGGCCGGCGGTGAAGTATTTCCCCGAGTTGTTCTTCACGATGATCCTGGGCGGTGAGGAGCCGATCGACCACCTGCAGAAGTCGCTGCTGCGCGGCGGGGTCGACCTGCATCCGATGGTGCAGCGCGTGATGCAGATCCACGTGGCCGAGGAGGCCCGCCACATCTCCTTCGCGCACGAGTACCTGCGGCGCAACGTGCCGGGGATGAACGTGGTCACCAAAACCGCGCTGTCGGTGCTGTTCCCGATCGCGATGCGGATCATGCTCGACATGATCATGACCCCGCCCAAGGAATTCGTGGCGAAGTTCGACATCCCCGCCGAGGTCATGCGCGACGCCTACTGGCGCAGCCCGCAATCGCAGCTCACCATGCGCAACATCTTCGGTGACGTGCGCGCGCTGGCCACCACCAGCGGGATGATTAACCCGGTCGCCAAGCTCACCTGGCGCCTGCTCGGCATCGATGGTCCGGTCACCCGGTACCGCAGCGAACCGGCTCGCAAGGCCGCCTGATCCAGCGAGCCCACTGTACACAGCGGTGTACAGTGGGCTATGGCCGATTATGAGACTGTGCCGTTGACCGAGTTGCGGGGGCAGCTCGGCAGCGTTTTCGACGGCGTGTCCGCGAGCGGACGACCGGTGATCGTGACGCGGGAGGGGAAGGAGCTGGTCGCGGTGGTACCCGCCGAGGTCCTACGGCACGGGGCATTGCCCCCCGCCTACTTCAACGACGATCTGCGTGAGCAGATCCTCGGCGGTCTCGACGACCGGATCAAACAGCATTCCGCGGCCGAGATCGCCGACGCGGAAGCGAAACTGAGTGCCCTGATGGCAGCGTTGAACGGCACCGGCGTGAGCCCACGGTGAGCGTCGCCGACCACACCGCCCTCACCTCACTGGCCCGCTCGCCACTGTTCGGGCAGGTGATCATGCGCCAGTTCACCCAGCAGCGCCGGATCCTGGTGGTGCCCTCGGTGAGCCTGATGGCCGCCATGCGCGCGGTCGACAACATCGACGAACTCGGCCGCCTGCTCGACAATCGCGTCGCCGTGCGCTGGGCCGAGCTGGACGCGGCCACCGCGATCCGCGTCGGCACCACGGTGGCGATGGTCGACGACCACACCGACTGGCCGCTCATCGCGCCCGTCGTGTTCACCGCGCTGCACCTCGACATGCCGGTGCTCACCGCCAAACCCGAGCTCTATCGCGGCTACAAGGTGCAGATCGCCCCCATGCCGTGAGCCCGCAGCGAGGAGGCCGACCTCGGCTTTTCCAGGGCAGTAAGTACGGCGAATGTGATGTCCGTTACGGTGCGTTGGTGGCCGGGGAGCCCGCCGGGGGATGATCCGCGGCGGCCCGCGTCCGACATGCTCAGCGAACGATTCACCCAGGGAAAGCTGTACCAGGAACACTCGAGGAGAGCTGGTTATGCATCATCTGAGTTTCACGCGTCGCTTCACCACCGTCGTCGCCGCCGCCTCGGCCGCGGTCGCCATCGTCTTCGCCGGTCCCGCGGTCGCCGATCCGGCGACCGCGCCCACCACCGTGGACGTGGCCGAGGCCGTCACCCAGCTGCGCACCTCCGTGGCCGACAACCCCGGCGCGCTGGCCGCGCTGGACAAGCTCGCCACCGAGGGCACGGTCGAGGTCGCGCTGCCCGCACAGCCGTTCCAGATCCCCGCGACCTCCGACATCGGCCAGAGCGGCGGTGGTCCCGGCGTGTACGGCTCGGGCATCGCCCTCGACGTCGACGGCTTCCGCTTCGGCTTCTTCGGCGGACCGGGCACCATCTCGCCGAATCAGGGCGAGGCCAAGCTCGAGGTCATGTGGCTGAACCTGTCGAACGGACAGAGCGGCACCGCGGTCCTGACCGAACACCAGGACATTCCGGTCGACACCACCATCCGCACCGGGGTGCTCAGTCCCGGCGGCGGCCTGATCGTGGCCGCGGTGTACGGCCAGCTGTGGCACCGCTGGTCGGTGCCGGTCAGCGAGCAGCACCCGGACGGCTACGCCTACCAGCTCGCCACCATCCAGCAGCCGTCGTTCGGCGCTGTCCAGGGCTGATCTCCGATACACACGCACCCCCGACGCGGATGTTCGCGCGGGGGTGCGCGCGGGTGCGGCACAGGCCGATCCGGACCGTTCGACCCGCTCACGACCGAGTGGGTGGCGTAGGTTGACCGCGTGGAACTGGTCGACCGAATCGAAGAGTTGGAACGGCGGGTGGCGGCACTGGAGAGCGCGCGCCCCGAGCACGAGGACGCGCGGCTACCCTGGGCGGTGACCCGGCTGCGGCACGAATTCGACGAGGCGGGCGAACGCAACGGCGGCGTCCTGCTGGCCGGCGCGCTGCAACTGCCGACCGGTGAGCGGGTCGACTGGCAGGCCCAATACGCCACCGATGCCATCGTCGGCGACATCTGGACCATCGAGGCCGCCAACTGCCTGGCCGTGCTGGCCAACCCGGTGCGGCTGCGGCTGCTGCGCGAGATCGTCTACGGCCGTCGCACCGCGGCCGACCTCGCCGCCATCGAAGAACTGGGCACCTCCGCCGACATCTACCAGCACCTGCGCCAGCTCGCCGCTGTCGGCTGGCTGCAAACCGCAGGTCTGGGCCGTTTCGAGGTTCCCGAGGGCAGATTGGTGCCGCTACTCGCGGCACTGGCCAGCGCACAGCGCTGATTTGGGAATATGTCCCAAATGCCCGTTTAGATCGCTGTGATGCAGGGCACATATCCTGCTACCGTAAGCATCGATACATCGATGCTGTGGAGGTAGACGAGTGAGCATGGCCCATCTTCTCGAAACTGTGAAAGGCCTCGGTGTCCTGCGCAAGCGCGGTGTCTCCGATCCCACCAAGCCGCTCGAGACCCTGCGGACCATGAAGGAATCCAAGATCTACGGCCCGCAGGCCACTCTGGTCCGGCACTCCGCGCGCGTGGCCCCCGACCAGGTCGCCCTCGCGGATGAGCGCGGCGAGCTGACCTATCGGGAACTCGACGAGCAGTCCACCGCCATCGCCCGCGGCCTGCACGACGCGGGCATCACCCAGGGCACCGTCGTCGCCGTGCTCGCCCGCGATCATCGCGGCCTGATCATGTCGATGATCGCGGCGGGCAAGCTGGGCGCGCGGATCGCGCTGATGAACACCGGCTTCGCCAAGCCGCAGTTCGCCGAGGTGTGCCAGCGCGAGAACGTGCGCGCCGTGCTGCACGACAGCGAGTTCCTCGACCTGCTCGACGCCCTGCCGCCCGAGCTGCCGCGCTACCTCACCTGGGTCGACGAGGGCACCACCCTGCCCGAGGGCGCGGTCACCTTCGACGACCTGATCGCGGGCAACTCCGTCGAGCCGCTGCCCGCGCCCAGTAAGCCGGGCGGGTTCATCATCCTCACCAGCGGTACCACCGGTCTGCCCAAGGGCGCGCCGCGCACCAAGGTGACCCCGCTGGCGACCGCGCAGTTCGTCGACCGGGTGCCGTTCCCCAAGAACGGCACGATGATGATCGTCTCGCCGATCTTCCACAGCACCGGTCTGGGCACCTGGCTGGTCGGCACGATCTTGTCGAACAAGATCGTCATGCGCCGCCGGTTCGACGCCGAGGCCACCCTGGCCGCGATTTCCGAGCACAAGGTCGAGATGCTGGTCTGCGTGCCGACCATGCTGCACCGGCTCACCGAATTGCCCGCCGAGGTCCGCGCGAAGTACGACCTGTCCTCGCTGAAGGTGATCCTGTTCGCCGGGTCCGCGCTCACCCCCGAGCTGTGCATCCGGGCCACCGAGACCTTCGGCCCGGTGCTCTACAACCTCTACGGCTCGACCGAGGTGGCCATCGCGACGATCGCCACCCCCGCCGAGCTGGCCGAGGCGCCGGGCACGGTCGGGCGCTCGCCGATCACCTGCGAGGTCCGCCTCTATGACGACAACGACCAGCGGATCGAGACGCCCGATACCACGGGCCGGATCTTCGTGCGCAGCGGCGCGCCCTTCGAGGGCTACACCGACGGCCGGAACAAGCAGATCATCGACGGCTACATGTCCAGCGGCGATCTCGGCCGGTTCACCGAGAGCGGGCTGCTCATGGTCGAAGGCCGCGACGACGACATGATCGTCTCCGGCGGCGAGAACGTCTTCCCGCAGGAGGTGGAGAACCTGCTCGTCGAGCGGCCCGACGTCTTCGACGTGGCGGTCATCGGCGTCGACGACGTGGAGTTCGGCAAGCGGCTGCGCGCGTTCGTGGTGCTCGAGGAGGGCCACAGCCCCGACCCGGCCGAACTCCAGGCCCACGTCAAAGCCAATCTGGCCCGGTTCAAGGTGCCCCGCGAAGTGATCTTCGTCGACGAGCTGCCCCGCAACGCCACCGGCAAGATCCTGCGGCGCGTGCTGGTCGACTATGAGATCTCCCAGTGATCGCCACCTTCTGAGACGGACCCCACAGCGCGGCCGGATCGCTTGCTATTGTTAGCACCAGCACTGGATCTCGATGACGCGGTCCGGCCCCGCGTCTACCACCGGGATCGGTCTGCCGAAAGGCTGTTCGATGTCTCTGTCTCTGCCCGCGCTCGGTGGGACCGCTCGGCGCGCAGGTGATTTCGCGCTCGGCGTCAAGGTCATGGTCGACCGCAAGCTGTTCAATCCGCTGCGTCTCGACCATGCCGCCCGCTCGTTCCGCAATGTCTCGAGGTTCGGCCCGTTCGCCGGCGTCGTCATGCACGCCGCCCAGACCAGGCCGGACGCGGGCGCGATCGTCGACGAACTCGGCGAGCTCACCTTCGGCGTGCTCGACGAGCAGTCCAACGCCTTCGCCCGCGGCCTGCGCGCGAACGGGATCGGTGAGGGCGACGTGATCGCCATCCTCGCCCGCGATCACCGCGGCATGGTGCTGAGCATGCTCGCGGCGGGCAAGCTCGGCGCCCGCGCGGTGTTGATGAACACCGGTTTCGCCAAGCCGCAATTCGCCGATGTGGCCGCGCGCGAGAAGGTCAAGGCGGTGCTGCACGACAGCGAGTTCCTCGACCTGATGAGCGCCATCCCGGCCGAGATCCCGCGCGTGCTCACCTGGGTCGACGAGGCGCACGAGGTGGATCCGTCGATCCCGACCGTGACCTCGCTGGCGTCGGGCCGTTCGGTCACCCCGCTCAGCCCGCCGAGCAAGCCGGGCGGCATGGTCATCCTGACCAGCGGCACCACCGGCACGCCGAAGGGCGCCCCGCGCGACAAGGTGAGCCCGTTCGCCTCGGCCCAGTTCGTCGACCGGGTGCCGCTGCCCAACAACGGCACCATGATCATGGCGGCGCCGATCTTCCACGGCACCGGTCTGTCACAGTTCACCCTCGGGCTGGCGCTGGGCAACCGGGTGATCTTCCAGCAGCGGCGCTTCGATCCGGAGAGGACACTCGCCAATATCGTGAAGTACCGGGCGAATTCGCTGGTCGTGGTACCGACGATGCTGCAGCGCATCCTCGACCTGGACGAGCAGGTGCTGGCGAAATACGACCCGCGCACCATCGACGTGATCTTCGCCGCGGGCTCGGCCATCGCCCCCGACGTGGTGACCCGCGCGCTGGACTACTTCGGCGACAGCCTCTACAACCTCTACGGCTCCACCGAGTGCGCGGTGATGACGGTGGCGACCCCGGCCGATCTGCGCAAGGCGCCGACCACCGCGGGCAAAGCGCCGGTCGGCATCCGGATCGTGCTGCTCGACGAGAACCGCAAGCCGATCACGGCACCGAACGTCACCGGGACCATCTTCGTCGACAACGGTTTCGCCTTCACCGGCTACACCGACGGTCGCACCAAGGAGATCGTCGACGGGATGATGTCGTCCGGCGATGTCGGCCACTTCGACGAAGACGGGCTGCTCTACATCGACGGCCGTGACGACGACATGATCGTCTCCGGCGGTGAGAACGTCTTCCCACTGGAAGTGGAGAATCTCATCGCGGGCCGTCCCGATGTGTTCGAGGCCGCCGTGGTCGGCGTCGACGACAAGGACTACGGCAAGCGGCTGCGCGCGATCGTCGTCCCCGGCCCCGATTCGGCGCGCGACGCCAAGGAGATCAAGGACTTCGTGCGCGACAACCTGGCCCGCTACAAGGTGCCGCGCGAGGTGATCTTCATCGACGAGCTGCCGCGCAATGCCACCGGCAAGCTGCTGCGCAAGCCGCTGGTCGAGCTGGCGTTCGACGCCGACTGAGTGCGATTGTTCGCGCCGGGCGGCCGAAACCGGTCGTCTATCATCAGCGGGTGATCATCGAGTTCGCGCGGGTTCCCGCGCCGTCAC
Proteins encoded in this window:
- a CDS encoding DUF5996 family protein translates to MTRLTPAKAIWPALTVDSWTDTRDTLHMWTQIVGKLKMAGTPLVNHWWNVTFAVSARGLSTGAIPVDGRLLDIEFDFVDHELVLRTSDGRRATVALRPRTVADFYAAVGETLGRLDIVLDIEATPNEVETAIPFARDTTHHSYDAQAAAQFWQQLVQINRVFQLWRAGFAGKSSPVHVFWGAFDLACTRFSGRTAPPHPGGAPNCANWVMEEGYSRECASAGFWPGGAEGTFYAYSYPAPEGYSEHPVTPESAHWDADLGEFVLPYEVVRAADDPDATLLEFLQSTYAAAADLAHWDRKLLDVDPHRLDRRLDADDHTRL
- a CDS encoding FMN reductase; the encoded protein is MTRLAVVSGGLREPSSTRLLADRLTAGVEAALRERPVEVTMVDLRRHGRAIMDAMLTGFPSTDLEAAFDAVAGADGLIAVTPAFNASYSGLFKSFFDVLPEESLTDMPVLIAATGGTDRHSLVLEHAMRPMFSYLHAIISPTGVYAATDDFGAWESGGLAARIDKAAADYVRLLTSCGQRDRRDVFTEGIDAMSRLLNGPDRTGPAPRE
- a CDS encoding LLM class flavin-dependent oxidoreductase, with the protein product MQFGIFTVGDVTSDPTTGRDPTEHERIIATVAIAQKAEEVGLDVFATGEHHNPPFVPSSPTTLLGFLAGRTERLILSTSTTLITTNDPVKIAEDFSVLQHLAEGRVDIMLGRGNTGPVYPWFGKDIRAAISLTVENYELLRALWDSEVVDWSGKYRTPLQGFTLAPRPLDEVAPFVWHAAIRTPEVAELAAFYGDGFFANHIFWPSSHTERMVALFRERFTHYGHGTPEQAIVGLGGQVFVRPNSQDAVREFRPYFDNAPVYGHGPSLEEFTAQTPLTVGSPQEVIDKTLSFRDYVGDYQRQLFLVDHAGLPLKTVLEQLDLLGEHVIPVLRKEFAVGRPVDVPDAPTHATQVAAARRAETEEAQS
- a CDS encoding AurF N-oxygenase family protein yields the protein MLSTAPKNTATDPEYHEILRSLSEGSVNRHFDPYVDIDWDAPEFAVHSDDPRWIMPDEDPLGRHPWYKAQSIDRQIAIGMWRQAGIAKVGLDFEQLLIRGLMQYLISVPNGDPEFRYITHEAAEECNHTMMFQEMINRIGYHDVVGMGTIDRKLTMIIWPAVKYFPELFFTMILGGEEPIDHLQKSLLRGGVDLHPMVQRVMQIHVAEEARHISFAHEYLRRNVPGMNVVTKTALSVLFPIAMRIMLDMIMTPPKEFVAKFDIPAEVMRDAYWRSPQSQLTMRNIFGDVRALATTSGMINPVAKLTWRLLGIDGPVTRYRSEPARKAA
- a CDS encoding type II toxin-antitoxin system Phd/YefM family antitoxin; this translates as MADYETVPLTELRGQLGSVFDGVSASGRPVIVTREGKELVAVVPAEVLRHGALPPAYFNDDLREQILGGLDDRIKQHSAAEIADAEAKLSALMAALNGTGVSPR
- a CDS encoding ArsR/SmtB family transcription factor, with the protein product MELVDRIEELERRVAALESARPEHEDARLPWAVTRLRHEFDEAGERNGGVLLAGALQLPTGERVDWQAQYATDAIVGDIWTIEAANCLAVLANPVRLRLLREIVYGRRTAADLAAIEELGTSADIYQHLRQLAAVGWLQTAGLGRFEVPEGRLVPLLAALASAQR
- a CDS encoding acyl-CoA synthetase codes for the protein MAHLLETVKGLGVLRKRGVSDPTKPLETLRTMKESKIYGPQATLVRHSARVAPDQVALADERGELTYRELDEQSTAIARGLHDAGITQGTVVAVLARDHRGLIMSMIAAGKLGARIALMNTGFAKPQFAEVCQRENVRAVLHDSEFLDLLDALPPELPRYLTWVDEGTTLPEGAVTFDDLIAGNSVEPLPAPSKPGGFIILTSGTTGLPKGAPRTKVTPLATAQFVDRVPFPKNGTMMIVSPIFHSTGLGTWLVGTILSNKIVMRRRFDAEATLAAISEHKVEMLVCVPTMLHRLTELPAEVRAKYDLSSLKVILFAGSALTPELCIRATETFGPVLYNLYGSTEVAIATIATPAELAEAPGTVGRSPITCEVRLYDDNDQRIETPDTTGRIFVRSGAPFEGYTDGRNKQIIDGYMSSGDLGRFTESGLLMVEGRDDDMIVSGGENVFPQEVENLLVERPDVFDVAVIGVDDVEFGKRLRAFVVLEEGHSPDPAELQAHVKANLARFKVPREVIFVDELPRNATGKILRRVLVDYEISQ
- a CDS encoding acyl-CoA synthetase, with protein sequence MSLSLPALGGTARRAGDFALGVKVMVDRKLFNPLRLDHAARSFRNVSRFGPFAGVVMHAAQTRPDAGAIVDELGELTFGVLDEQSNAFARGLRANGIGEGDVIAILARDHRGMVLSMLAAGKLGARAVLMNTGFAKPQFADVAAREKVKAVLHDSEFLDLMSAIPAEIPRVLTWVDEAHEVDPSIPTVTSLASGRSVTPLSPPSKPGGMVILTSGTTGTPKGAPRDKVSPFASAQFVDRVPLPNNGTMIMAAPIFHGTGLSQFTLGLALGNRVIFQQRRFDPERTLANIVKYRANSLVVVPTMLQRILDLDEQVLAKYDPRTIDVIFAAGSAIAPDVVTRALDYFGDSLYNLYGSTECAVMTVATPADLRKAPTTAGKAPVGIRIVLLDENRKPITAPNVTGTIFVDNGFAFTGYTDGRTKEIVDGMMSSGDVGHFDEDGLLYIDGRDDDMIVSGGENVFPLEVENLIAGRPDVFEAAVVGVDDKDYGKRLRAIVVPGPDSARDAKEIKDFVRDNLARYKVPREVIFIDELPRNATGKLLRKPLVELAFDAD